ATTTCTAAAGCCTTCTTGATGTTTTAGATCTATCTTATTTTAATTTAGCCttaaattctgcttttatttctcctACTTATAAGTTTCTTTAGGTGAGGAACATCTGTAATTCCATGCTTTTTGTGGAACAGAAGCTTTCAAACTCCTAATGTGCTCAAGTGCAGCTAGTGTAGGTTCTGCTGTTTGTTTCTACCTTCTTAGTCTTCCTTATACTGCTCCTTGATTTAGCTTTATTCTTATACTTGATCCTGTTCCTGAGAAAGCAGGGAAGCAGATTTCACAGAAAGTGACTGAGTGGGTGAAGGGTCCCTAGGGTGCTATCAACATACACTTTTGCACATGAAATAAGAGCACTATGGCATGTCCGTTCTTAGTAGTAGTATGTAGGGGACCACCTGTGTTAGTGCTCCCTTTGTTCACTTAGCAATTTGTGCAGAAACACTTCTCTGGATGAAAAGATGGCCATATTTAAGAAATAGCAGAGGTAGAAAGTGTTCTGCAGGGTGGGTATAGTATTCTAGAGAGGCATCCATGTCCTCTCCAGTAGCAGTTCTGACGTAATTGAGATGAAGTCATAGAAGTGACTCCTGAGTATAGTATGGCAGTGTAGACTTAGCTGTCTTCTGAACTTTTTCCTGTTTATGTTCATTAAAAAGTGGCTGTTGAGCAGCTTTATCTGTAAGTTTCATCTAATACAAAACTGTGCAGCGTTGAGTTTACAGCAACTTCTTGGTTTTTTTTCGGTGGCCTAAGttatatttgatattttcttctctgttggcCTCTCTTTTTTGGCATACTAAGTCCAAGACTGCCTTAGTAACcaaccattttattttcaaaaattttctcctgtttttagcAGTATTAATGTTGGTGGGGGAGGGGGATAGTATTGCAAATTGGCATAGTGTTAGACTATTGCTTTGGAATTATTCTTTGTTCTATTCCGCTTAAAGCATCTGAAGTGAAAGTGTTCAAATATAGTCAGTATGTGCCCATCTATCTTCTTCGTAGTGCATAAAAAACTTTTCATTTACCAACTTGCACAGTATACTTTTTTCATCGACAATTAAATTTTCCTTAAATATCACACTGTGATAGCATTTCCACAGTTATTTTAATTTCTAGATTAATGTCTAACAGAATTTTTACACTTTCTTGGCTGTACCAATGGCAGCTGAATTAACTCATACAAAGAAATCCCAACCTCCCTGAGTCCCAGAGTTAGTAAAACCAGCTCTGCTTGATTCTAACCCATTACATAAAACTCCATGTAACACTGCAGAAATACTAGCATAAATCTGAGGGACTTCAGTCAGATCTGAATGTGTTTCAGTTCATCGTCACTTAAAATAAAACCAACTTCATGAAGAGTTAGGGTATATTAAGTTTAAAAATGGAAGGTTTCTTTGATAAACAGGCATTTCGGACATCAGAATTGCTTGTACAATCAGAACTAAAGTATTCTGAATAATACTTTCTTTTCCATTACAAATATTTGTATGATTTATATTCATATGTAAGCTTCTTCAACAAAAAAATCTAAGTCATTTGCACAATTCTGAATCAAATTGTAGCAGTTACAGTGTTGTATAAATAACTTAGCCCGAAGTACTTCTGTGCAAGGTCTCTTTGTTTCTGCTCCACAGCCGTTTTACCTACATTGCATGGGGGTGGGGAAGAGAGCGTAGAATGGAATAAGCTTTCTGGAGTTTGAATCCAGGTCACTTGGCTAGCATCCAGGAGCTAGGCAATAATAGGCACACTGCCTGCTTTcccttcattctttctttctgtttcaatGATCTGAAACCTGAGGAGAGAGAACTAACAAGTGGAATTACTCCgaataaaaaaaatgtttctaaaatatgTGCTCCTTCCATTCTAACCTTTCTTTCAAGCAgctagaatatttttttctgtctctctacTGCTGCtaactttaattttattttcacatgtaCTGTTTCCTTTGATAATAGGAAACAAATCATTACAAACTTGTCTGATCTCATAGTGTTAAAGCTAGTTTCATGTGTAGAGAGAGAAATTTCTACTGTAGCAAGTTGAGAACCTAGGTTAGGTATTTCATTCTGCTCACCTAAAACATTTCATATATGGTCTGTGTGTATTGCTGTCACGATCTAATCATCAATGTGCTATGTCTTACAGAAGATGCGGACTACAGTGCCTTTGGTACAGATACTatgacaaggaagaaaaatgtcttaGCAAATGTGCTGCGTCCAGATAATCACAAGAAGAAACCACACATTGTCATTAGCATGCCTCAAGACTTCAGACCAGTATCTTCTATTATAGATGTAGATATTCTTCCAGAAACCCATCGCAGGGTGCGGCTTTACAAATACGGAACTGACAAACCCCTGGGATTCTACATACGAGATGGCTCCAGTGTCAGAGTAACGCCACATGGATTAGAGAAAGTACCAGGAATTTTCATATCCAGGCTTGTCCCTGGAGGTCTGGCTCAAAGTACAGGCTTACTAGCTGTTAATGATGAAGTACTGGAGGTGAATGGAATAGAAGTTTCAGGAAAGAGCCTTGATCAGGTTACAGACATGATGATTGCAAACAGCCGTAACCTGATCATTACAGTAAGACCAGCAAACCAGAGAAACAATGTTGTAAGGAACAGTCGGACTTCTGGCAGCTCTGGTCAGTCTACTGAATCTAGTCTTCCGAGTAGCACAccaaatattttaacaaatttcTTGCAAGGAGAAGAGGAGAGTGATGAAGAGGACATTATTATCGAAGATAGTGGTGAGCCACAGCAGATTCCAAAAGCTGTCCGTAGCAGTGAAAGTCTGGAATCGTTGACGCAAATTGAACTTCATGAGTCGACACAGAATGGTTTCCTTCCTTCCAGTGAGATAAACTTGAATCATTCAGCAGGCAGCATTAGTATGGAATATGAAGAACATGATCCAGATCATAAATCATTAGAAGATGGAACTATAATAACACTATGAAATTACATTGGTGTACTTTGTATTAACTGAGAATGCCATGTGTGTTTTAATTTGGCTTAATATGTAATACATTTTATACCTCTCCACCTACTGAGCACTGCAATTagacttaaaggaaaaaacaatggaTACAAGAAGTTTGAAATCATGTAAGTTGACTAACTTCAGCTAATTCTGCACTTCAATGTAAATACATCACGAAGATAAAAGATAATTGATAACTGACTGGAACTGGATGAggaaatttttaaattgaaaatgaagGATAGCTAAGAGATAGCTATGAGCTTTCTCTTACAGGTACTTGATTTGTCTATGTGGACTGCTACTGATTCTGTAGAAGTAAATTTCCATTACTGTGTGAGGTCGATTTTTCTAATGTGCTGTGGTTTCATATTCAACTGAAGTGCTGCTTTAGCCACCTCATTCCTGGAGGCGGGTAGGAAGAGATGTTCTTGATCGACTTAATTTTCTGACTGATTCACTGAGCAACATGTATGTAGAATAGTGGTCCGTAACTAGACAATAGTCAGGGACTGGAGGTGGGGGTTGCTGAAGCTGACTGCCTGCTTGGAAGTGAATGTGCAACAACAGGCTCATTAGTCATGCACCTTTCCTGTTTTTAATCTGCCTTGCATGGCCAGGAAAACTTACTTTTAATGACACTATGATTTGTAAGTTCAAATGTGAAAGTCTTAACACTTCTGTGTCTTGAAGACCTGTTCTCATTTTAGTTTGCAGTATTTAAAGATATCATTTGATTTAGTTACTAATCATagtaaattttaaagaaatcaaatgtAAACTTAATACTATGAAAATAACATACCTATGGCATATTCCATGTGAAAATCATAGTCCTAGTAGAAGCTGTAAAGATTTCTACTAGCAGAAGAGTTTGTTGCAGGGAGTCAAAATTATGTGAAAAATTACTTTCTTCAAACCTGAACAGGTTAGAGAAGCTTGAATTGACTTAaatccatggatttttttttttttttttttttaagcttgaaatTAGGTTGTGGCTTTGACAGAACTTGCTTGAGCCTGTCTggtattaaaattattcattatAATGACTTAAATTGTACATGCTGACCTTTCTGTGCACCACTGGCTGGGTATTTTGAATATTACAAAGTTCCtatacacaaaacaaaatactgatgaCGAAAGTCCTGATACTGAAATACGTAAGCATGTGTGTATAATCAACTGCAGACTTACTAGGAGAACTTTTTACCTTTCTGCCTTTTAGTACTGTCTCCTGTTTCATCACTGTGGCACAAGCTGTGGCAGGGAAATGGAAGATGGGAACTAAAGGGGCTGGTGAGAAAGATGGATGAAGTTTCTCATCAGGGATCTGGCAGCCTAAGTCAACCTCTAAAAAGCAAGGGGGATGCAACCAATTCTGTACTGTGCTTACCAGAATCAGCAGTCTGGGTTCTTGGAAACATGTTCTGCCCTGTGGGGTGGCATGAGGGAACAGGAAAAGAGACtaacacctttcttttttttccccccagtctATCTTGGGAAAACATCTACCTCTGGTAACTTTACTAACATGAGACTAACTGTAAGTTTAATGTTAAGCATCTGTAAAAGTCCTTATAGCATATCAGAGGCTAAAACTGTATTTGTTGAAACTTAATGATGTAGACAAAATCACTTTCAGTTATTACAGCATTTAATTTTGATAAGTACAGATTTTTAAGTTCAGTATACTTTATGAATAGTGGTATTTTCATGCTTTCAGTAACATTGGATTTTGAGTCCTACAGACTTCAAGAAAGGCTATCTTCTATCAGATTAATGCTCTTTTTGATTTATGGGGAATTGGCATAACAGATAATAGAACTCTTTGCAAATACAGATTAGAGTTCTGCTTTGTCTGTTTCGTTTGTGGTTTTATCAGAGTATGCACATGAGACgccttgggatttttttttaacatgagcaagtattttaaagcttcttagACTTATTTTGCTAATAATCTTTAAACTGAAGTAAGTACATCCATTTGATTTGAAAAGAGGCAAACAGATATGGTCTATATGTTCTGCAACATATAAAttttaaatatgcatattttcTCTCAGTGCTGCTCT
The sequence above is a segment of the Dromaius novaehollandiae isolate bDroNov1 chromosome 16, bDroNov1.hap1, whole genome shotgun sequence genome. Coding sequences within it:
- the PARD6B gene encoding partitioning defective 6 homolog beta, yielding MNRPHRGAAGSRGLGTMEVKSKFGAEFRRFSLERSKPGKFEEFYGLLQHVHKIPNVDVLVGYTDIHGDLLPINNDDNYHKAVSTANPLLRIFIQRKEDADYSAFGTDTMTRKKNVLANVLRPDNHKKKPHIVISMPQDFRPVSSIIDVDILPETHRRVRLYKYGTDKPLGFYIRDGSSVRVTPHGLEKVPGIFISRLVPGGLAQSTGLLAVNDEVLEVNGIEVSGKSLDQVTDMMIANSRNLIITVRPANQRNNVVRNSRTSGSSGQSTESSLPSSTPNILTNFLQGEEESDEEDIIIEDSGEPQQIPKAVRSSESLESLTQIELHESTQNGFLPSSEINLNHSAGSISMEYEEHDPDHKSLEDGTIITL